A genomic stretch from bacterium includes:
- a CDS encoding M20/M25/M40 family metallo-hydrolase, whose translation MFRSCLGRLPLLLATIFLTAHAPVPAHAATFLDVDFDLDDGGFVYEDDPFRGTSQPAFASGAYRPTGGETGGGLEVTVGNVDDSDVTDGMSGGFRIDFVLAQTTDFLEVSFRYNLTQTPDYESDEFSQVIATVDGFALPGTGPDYVVQISGNGNGGSPTTTGWQSYLFQFEQVQPGTYTLVIGAYNNKKTLENESTVLVIDDVLVEGDAPTPCTADPECDDGNACTDDVCTDGFCANAPNTAPCDDGVSCTGNDVCSGGSCSGTDLCLGDASCNASSQICEEPAAQPLVDALSLQNFKDHIEILSSTTGPSGGSRHWSQPGNASALDYLETELESYGYTVERHAYTFNSQTRENVYATRVGTVRPDRMMIVSAHMDSINLEGGGQSFAPGANDDASGTSIVLEAARVFSNPAIDLDQSVRFILWNNEETGLNGSSAYVADRRSLQGIESPAGSGLYPEPSWMGVIQHDMMLWDHGLPSGPVQIPEADNDIEYQASSTFASESLALANLVNQANVDYAPAYPGEVTNDMCCTDSVPFQNDVAAISVRENRRRAEIGNGSDPNWHANSDVFETYSEADFALGFNALQATVGAVAEIVNARQPTSCGDGVLDAGEQCDDGNGLAGDCCSPFCAIEPAGTLCRAATGLCDAADFCDGLADSCPADSVAPVGTSCRPSEGVCDLAEVCDGVSTSCPADAKTTVECRAAVDVCDAAELCDGAGNDCPADAFLPSSTECRAASGDCDVAESCSGVDAACPPDVFQDDGALCSDANLCTTGDLCVAGACSGTGAVDCDDGDDCTADSCDPSNGCVNTPIDGCEPPPGVPTGSNPLGYLLLGVVVLLVAMPFLRHPEQAA comes from the coding sequence ATGTTCCGCTCCTGCCTCGGCCGTCTCCCGCTGCTGCTGGCGACGATCTTCCTGACCGCCCACGCCCCCGTCCCCGCCCACGCGGCGACGTTCCTCGACGTCGACTTCGACCTCGACGACGGCGGCTTCGTCTACGAAGACGACCCTTTCCGCGGCACCAGCCAGCCCGCTTTCGCTTCCGGTGCGTACCGACCGACCGGGGGCGAGACCGGCGGCGGACTGGAGGTCACGGTCGGCAACGTCGACGACTCGGACGTCACGGACGGCATGTCGGGCGGCTTCCGGATCGACTTCGTCCTGGCCCAGACGACCGACTTCCTCGAGGTCTCGTTCCGATACAACCTCACGCAGACCCCGGATTACGAGTCGGACGAGTTCTCCCAGGTGATCGCGACCGTCGACGGGTTCGCCCTGCCCGGGACCGGGCCCGACTACGTCGTCCAGATTTCCGGCAATGGGAACGGCGGCTCGCCCACGACCACCGGGTGGCAGTCCTATCTCTTCCAGTTCGAACAAGTCCAGCCCGGCACCTACACCCTCGTGATCGGGGCCTACAACAACAAGAAGACGCTCGAGAACGAATCGACGGTCCTCGTGATCGACGACGTTCTCGTGGAAGGGGACGCGCCGACGCCCTGTACGGCCGACCCGGAATGCGACGACGGCAATGCGTGCACCGACGACGTCTGCACGGACGGCTTCTGCGCCAACGCACCGAACACGGCCCCCTGCGACGACGGCGTGTCCTGTACCGGAAACGACGTGTGCAGCGGCGGCAGCTGCTCCGGGACGGACCTGTGCCTGGGCGACGCGAGCTGCAACGCGTCTTCCCAGATCTGCGAGGAGCCGGCTGCCCAGCCCCTGGTGGACGCCCTCTCCCTGCAGAACTTCAAGGACCACATCGAGATCCTGTCGAGCACCACGGGACCGTCGGGAGGATCGCGACACTGGTCGCAGCCCGGAAACGCATCCGCGCTCGACTACCTCGAGACCGAGCTCGAGTCCTACGGCTACACCGTCGAGCGACACGCCTACACCTTCAACTCGCAGACGCGGGAGAACGTGTACGCGACGCGCGTGGGGACCGTCCGGCCGGACCGGATGATGATCGTGTCCGCGCACATGGACAGCATCAACCTCGAAGGAGGTGGGCAGAGCTTCGCGCCCGGCGCGAACGACGATGCCTCCGGCACGTCGATCGTGCTCGAAGCGGCCCGGGTCTTCTCGAACCCTGCGATCGACCTCGACCAGTCGGTTCGCTTCATCCTCTGGAACAACGAGGAGACGGGGCTCAACGGGAGCTCCGCCTACGTCGCCGATCGGCGCAGCCTCCAGGGGATCGAGTCTCCCGCTGGCTCCGGGCTCTACCCGGAGCCTTCGTGGATGGGCGTGATCCAGCACGACATGATGCTCTGGGATCATGGCCTGCCCTCCGGTCCCGTACAGATCCCCGAAGCCGACAACGACATCGAATACCAGGCCAGCTCGACGTTCGCGAGCGAGTCGCTGGCCCTCGCGAACCTCGTGAATCAGGCGAACGTCGACTACGCCCCCGCCTATCCGGGCGAGGTCACGAACGACATGTGCTGCACCGACTCCGTGCCCTTCCAGAACGACGTCGCCGCGATCAGCGTCCGGGAGAACCGGCGCCGCGCCGAGATCGGCAACGGCTCGGACCCGAACTGGCACGCGAACAGCGACGTCTTCGAAACCTACTCCGAGGCCGACTTCGCCCTCGGCTTCAACGCGCTGCAGGCGACCGTCGGCGCCGTCGCGGAGATCGTGAACGCGCGCCAGCCGACCTCGTGCGGCGACGGCGTCCTCGACGCGGGCGAACAGTGCGACGACGGCAACGGGCTCGCCGGCGACTGCTGCTCGCCCTTCTGCGCGATCGAGCCCGCTGGAACGCTCTGCCGCGCTGCGACCGGTCTCTGCGACGCGGCCGACTTCTGCGACGGCCTCGCGGACAGCTGCCCGGCCGACTCGGTCGCGCCCGTCGGAACGAGCTGTCGACCCTCAGAAGGCGTTTGCGATCTGGCGGAGGTCTGCGACGGCGTGTCGACGAGCTGTCCCGCGGACGCGAAGACGACCGTCGAATGTCGGGCGGCCGTGGACGTCTGCGACGCCGCGGAGCTCTGCGACGGAGCGGGGAACGACTGCCCGGCGGACGCGTTCCTCCCGTCTTCGACCGAGTGCCGCGCCGCTTCGGGAGACTGCGACGTCGCGGAGAGCTGTAGCGGGGTCGACGCGGCCTGTCCGCCGGACGTGTTCCAGGACGACGGGGCCCTCTGCAGCGACGCGAATCTGTGCACGACGGGGGACCTCTGCGTCGCGGGCGCGTGCAGCGGAACGGGCGCGGTCGATTGCGACGACGGAGACGATTGCACGGCCGATTCCTGCGATCCGTCGAACGGCTGCGTGAACACACCGATCGACGGATGTGAACCGCCACCGGGCGTGCCGACCGGCTCGAACCCGCTGGGCTACCTGCTGCTCGGCGTGGTCGTGCTGCTCGTCGCGATGCCCTTCCTGCGGCACCCCGAGCAGGCGGCCTGA
- a CDS encoding sulfotransferase: MTDGATKEYTFRDGRVTAPVLRAMNAVGRGLEAVGMKPSLDPDGLEEAAVKAAGSDDFGGDSYREPLEILTASMEQEAGLSTFGRMATRNMITSQLKSRLQLQAWTQAHPQIAEEKIERPWVILGLPRTGTSILSHLLGLDPMVRPLLQWETRALVPPPTLANEHTDLRIAESDATMQQLLKLNPAVGAMHPFGAMLAEECIPLMMLDLRCLGMETQGYVPTYGRWLQSCDMRPAYAWHKKALQTLQSAKPTMAWSLKTPNHLWNIETLLEFYPDARLIWTHRDPGPVTASVASLNSTMQGVFARDRNHLQVGEEWLGKLRHAITRGMAYDAQAKDGWCVHIHYSEMMRDPLETMRRIYAHFGETPNELHERRITAYLAEKHQTHAGKHVYDPADFGWSYDGLAELWSDYTRKYRIERER; this comes from the coding sequence ATGACGGACGGGGCGACGAAGGAGTACACGTTCCGGGACGGGCGAGTGACCGCGCCGGTCCTGCGCGCCATGAATGCGGTGGGGCGTGGCCTCGAAGCGGTGGGCATGAAGCCCTCCCTCGACCCGGACGGGCTCGAGGAGGCGGCGGTGAAGGCGGCGGGCTCCGACGATTTCGGCGGCGACTCCTATCGCGAGCCGCTCGAGATCCTGACCGCGTCGATGGAGCAGGAGGCGGGTCTCTCGACCTTCGGCCGGATGGCGACGCGGAACATGATCACGAGCCAGCTGAAGAGTCGGCTCCAGCTGCAGGCATGGACCCAGGCGCATCCGCAGATCGCCGAAGAGAAGATCGAGCGTCCCTGGGTCATCCTCGGTCTGCCGCGAACCGGAACGAGCATCCTCTCCCATCTACTGGGACTCGACCCGATGGTTCGGCCCCTGCTCCAGTGGGAGACGCGGGCGCTCGTCCCGCCGCCGACCCTCGCGAACGAGCACACGGATCTGCGGATCGCCGAGTCCGACGCGACGATGCAGCAGCTGTTGAAGCTGAACCCGGCGGTCGGGGCGATGCATCCCTTCGGCGCCATGCTCGCGGAAGAGTGCATTCCGCTCATGATGCTCGACCTGCGCTGTCTCGGGATGGAGACCCAGGGCTACGTCCCGACCTACGGCCGATGGCTGCAGTCCTGCGACATGCGGCCGGCGTACGCGTGGCACAAGAAGGCGCTGCAGACGCTCCAGTCCGCGAAACCGACGATGGCCTGGAGCCTCAAGACGCCGAACCATCTCTGGAACATCGAGACCCTGCTCGAGTTCTACCCGGACGCGCGCCTGATCTGGACGCACCGCGATCCCGGGCCGGTGACCGCTTCCGTGGCGAGCCTCAACTCGACGATGCAGGGCGTGTTCGCCCGTGACCGGAATCACCTCCAGGTCGGCGAGGAGTGGCTCGGCAAGCTTCGCCACGCAATCACGCGGGGCATGGCGTACGACGCGCAGGCGAAGGACGGCTGGTGCGTCCACATCCACTACAGCGAGATGATGCGCGACCCGCTCGAGACGATGCGCCGGATCTACGCGCATTTCGGGGAGACGCCGAACGAGCTGCACGAGCGGCGGATCACCGCCTATCTCGCCGAGAAGCACCAGACCCACGCCGGCAAGCACGTCTACGACCCGGCGGATTTCGGCTGGAGCTACGACGGACTCGCCGAGCTCTGGAGCGACTACACGCGGAAGTACCGGATCGAGCGGGAGCGGTAG
- a CDS encoding DoxX family protein, with amino-acid sequence MDLGALLTGTNPLFSDVALLVGRVAIGVCFMFHAFGKLGIIGNGTLDGFGQWLADLGVPMPQLQARMAMLSELVGGALLALGLVTRPACLVLIGTMVVAGAVGHRGAGYMITNDPPGAEYTINLAVICGMFLLLGPGAISLDAILFG; translated from the coding sequence ATGGACCTCGGCGCCCTGCTCACCGGCACCAATCCCCTCTTCTCGGACGTCGCCCTCCTCGTCGGACGCGTGGCGATCGGCGTCTGCTTCATGTTCCACGCCTTCGGCAAGCTCGGCATCATCGGCAACGGCACCCTCGACGGATTCGGGCAGTGGCTGGCGGACCTCGGCGTACCCATGCCCCAGCTCCAGGCGCGGATGGCGATGCTCTCCGAGCTCGTTGGCGGCGCGCTGCTCGCCCTCGGCCTCGTCACCCGCCCCGCCTGCCTGGTGCTGATCGGCACCATGGTCGTCGCCGGCGCGGTCGGCCATCGCGGCGCGGGCTACATGATCACGAACGACCCGCCCGGCGCGGAGTACACGATCAACCTGGCGGTGATCTGCGGCATGTTCCTGCTGCTCGGCCCGGGTGCGATCAGCCTCGACGCGATCCTCTTCGGCTAG
- a CDS encoding lysophospholipid acyltransferase family protein: protein MTKRPVRRFLARLLIAATGWKPEGARPEMDQFVLIAAPHTTNWDFVYLLAFAELFELKISFMAKHSLFWPPLGWFMRAVGGLPVVRHERGNLVTILAGLFDEHDQLGLVVPAEGTRGHVEYWKSGFYHIARTARVPIVMSFLDYERKVGGFGPAIEPSGDVVADMDRVRAFYADKKGKFPELFGRIRLREEDEVGVLVDDVAHGPTSAATAVAD, encoded by the coding sequence ATGACGAAGCGGCCCGTGCGGCGATTCCTCGCGCGCCTCCTGATCGCGGCGACCGGCTGGAAACCGGAAGGCGCGCGGCCCGAGATGGATCAGTTCGTGCTGATCGCGGCGCCGCACACCACGAACTGGGACTTCGTCTATCTGCTCGCCTTCGCCGAGCTCTTCGAGTTGAAGATCTCGTTCATGGCCAAGCACTCCCTGTTCTGGCCACCGCTGGGCTGGTTCATGCGCGCGGTCGGCGGCCTGCCCGTCGTGCGTCACGAGCGCGGCAACCTCGTCACGATCCTGGCGGGGCTCTTCGACGAGCACGACCAACTCGGCCTCGTGGTGCCCGCGGAAGGCACGCGCGGCCACGTCGAGTACTGGAAGTCGGGCTTCTACCACATCGCGCGCACGGCCAGGGTCCCGATCGTGATGAGCTTCCTCGACTACGAGCGGAAGGTCGGTGGGTTCGGCCCCGCGATCGAGCCGAGCGGCGATGTCGTCGCCGACATGGACCGGGTCCGCGCCTTCTACGCCGACAAGAAGGGCAAGTTCCCGGAGCTCTTCGGACGGATCCGACTGCGCGAGGAAGACGAGGTGGGCGTCCTCGTGGACGATGTCGCGCACGGCCCCACGTCCGCCGCGACGGCTGTGGCAGACTGA
- a CDS encoding MFS transporter: protein MTRQQRSILLVAMVSQGIAVGLTMGILPVFLEPLEAAFEAPRTAIAGGQILIMFSLTGASLVTGSALDKGHARVVMLVGVGLLVTAMLIAASSTNLLLLALAALFAGAAVPPCGPITAASLVARNFDAERGRAVGLASMGPPLGSGLFAALAGWLLGRFAWNEVFLVFAGIAGLVLVPLIWSIVPMRYATETTAEAGAVNMRAVLRNPAFLWAGGLFALATGIVTGWTVHTAAFVGGAGFSEAGASRVLAVQFWMGVPGAVLFGMLADRTSLTTLFVAMLGTATAVLAAFAAGPGTAAIAVLCTIMGFVTGGMIPLYMVLLSRRLGPDAMGRAMGLSNLLMLPIMATTVLLAASVFESTGRYVGALAVFAFGLLGSIGCLFGSNREAARRARSAADVEVVGA from the coding sequence ATGACTCGCCAGCAACGTTCGATCCTGCTCGTCGCGATGGTCTCGCAAGGCATCGCCGTCGGTCTCACGATGGGCATCCTGCCGGTCTTCCTCGAGCCTCTCGAAGCGGCCTTCGAGGCCCCGAGGACGGCGATCGCCGGCGGCCAGATCCTGATCATGTTCTCGCTCACCGGAGCGAGCCTCGTGACGGGGTCGGCCCTCGACAAGGGGCATGCACGCGTCGTCATGCTCGTCGGGGTGGGACTGCTGGTGACCGCGATGCTGATTGCCGCCTCGTCGACGAACCTTCTCCTGCTCGCGCTGGCGGCGCTCTTCGCCGGCGCGGCGGTGCCGCCCTGCGGCCCGATCACGGCGGCGAGCCTCGTGGCGCGCAACTTCGACGCGGAGCGGGGGCGGGCGGTCGGCCTCGCGAGCATGGGACCGCCGCTCGGCTCCGGGCTCTTCGCCGCGCTCGCGGGTTGGCTGCTCGGTCGCTTCGCATGGAACGAAGTCTTCCTGGTCTTCGCGGGGATCGCGGGGCTCGTCCTCGTGCCGTTGATCTGGTCGATCGTCCCGATGCGCTACGCGACGGAGACGACGGCGGAGGCCGGCGCGGTCAACATGCGGGCCGTGCTCCGGAACCCCGCGTTCCTCTGGGCCGGCGGACTCTTCGCCCTCGCGACGGGGATCGTGACCGGTTGGACGGTGCACACGGCGGCCTTCGTCGGCGGCGCGGGCTTCAGCGAGGCCGGCGCGTCGCGGGTCCTCGCGGTGCAGTTCTGGATGGGCGTGCCCGGCGCCGTGCTCTTCGGGATGCTCGCCGACCGGACCTCGCTCACGACGCTCTTCGTCGCCATGCTCGGCACGGCCACGGCGGTCCTCGCCGCGTTCGCGGCGGGTCCCGGCACGGCGGCGATCGCGGTGCTCTGCACGATCATGGGCTTCGTGACCGGCGGGATGATCCCGCTCTACATGGTACTCCTCAGCCGGCGTCTGGGGCCGGATGCGATGGGAAGGGCGATGGGACTCTCGAACCTCCTGATGCTCCCGATCATGGCGACGACGGTCCTGCTCGCGGCCTCGGTCTTCGAGTCGACCGGGCGCTACGTCGGCGCGCTCGCCGTGTTCGCGTTCGGATTGCTGGGCTCGATCGGCTGCCTCTTCGGCTCGAATCGGGAGGCCGCGCGGCGCGCGCGATCGGCAGCGGACGTGGAGGTCGTGGGCGCATGA
- a CDS encoding crotonase/enoyl-CoA hydratase family protein, producing the protein MPDAIVERDGHIMTITMNRPERYNALSGEMLIRMYDAYREADADPDVRVIIVTGAEGNFCSGADLKGMSGDAGDGDDEIDVQARMAEDPDIHWKALFRGYRPSKPIVAAVEGVAIAGGTEILQAMEIRVAGESARFGVSEARWSLYPMAGSAVRLPRQIPYTQAAEILLTAKHITAKEALEIGLIGHVVPDGQALAKAREIAEIVAGNGPLAVAAITRTLHETDGMPLDEALAYEFDYGNAVFASEDAKEGPLAFAQKRKPVFNGR; encoded by the coding sequence ATGCCTGACGCGATCGTCGAACGCGACGGACACATCATGACGATCACCATGAATCGTCCGGAGCGGTACAACGCGCTCTCGGGCGAGATGCTGATCCGGATGTACGACGCCTATCGGGAAGCGGACGCGGATCCCGACGTCCGCGTGATCATCGTGACCGGTGCCGAAGGCAACTTCTGCTCCGGCGCCGACCTCAAGGGCATGTCCGGCGACGCCGGGGACGGCGACGACGAGATCGACGTCCAGGCGCGCATGGCCGAGGATCCGGACATCCACTGGAAGGCGCTCTTCCGCGGCTACCGACCGAGCAAGCCGATCGTCGCCGCCGTCGAAGGCGTCGCGATCGCCGGCGGGACGGAGATCCTGCAGGCGATGGAGATCCGCGTCGCCGGCGAGAGCGCGCGATTCGGCGTGTCCGAGGCGCGGTGGTCGCTCTATCCGATGGCGGGCTCCGCCGTCCGACTCCCGCGCCAGATCCCCTACACCCAGGCCGCCGAGATCCTCCTGACCGCCAAGCACATCACGGCGAAGGAGGCCCTCGAGATCGGACTGATCGGGCACGTCGTCCCCGACGGCCAGGCCCTCGCGAAGGCTCGGGAGATCGCGGAGATCGTGGCGGGCAATGGCCCCCTCGCCGTCGCCGCGATCACGCGGACGCTCCACGAAACCGACGGGATGCCCCTCGACGAAGCCCTCGCCTACGAGTTCGACTACGGCAACGCGGTCTTCGCGAGCGAGGACGCGAAAGAGGGACCGCTCGCCTTCGCCCAGAAGCGCAAGCCCGTCTTCAACGGCCGCTAG
- a CDS encoding RNA polymerase sigma factor — translation MPNLDQIQAAQEGDLIALGDVLDGLMPWVGRLCGSIALDAGPDAAQETMIQVMRDLAGLRDPTALRSWVRRIATREAIRHAERRRREPLFDSLEETEGALLDPALARDVTRVLAELPPDQRAILVLRDLEGLSEAEAAAELDVARGTIKSRLHRAREAFRKRWTA, via the coding sequence GTGCCGAACCTCGACCAGATCCAGGCCGCCCAGGAAGGCGATCTCATCGCCCTGGGCGACGTCCTGGACGGCCTGATGCCGTGGGTCGGACGTCTGTGCGGTTCGATCGCGCTCGACGCGGGGCCCGACGCGGCCCAGGAGACGATGATCCAGGTCATGCGCGACCTCGCGGGCCTGCGCGATCCGACCGCGCTCCGCTCCTGGGTCCGGCGGATCGCGACCCGGGAGGCGATCCGCCACGCCGAGCGGCGGCGGCGGGAGCCCCTCTTCGACTCTCTCGAGGAAACCGAGGGCGCCCTCCTCGATCCCGCCCTCGCGCGCGACGTGACCCGCGTCCTCGCGGAGCTGCCCCCGGACCAGCGCGCGATCCTCGTGCTGCGCGATCTCGAGGGGCTGTCCGAAGCCGAGGCCGCCGCCGAGCTCGACGTGGCCCGCGGCACGATCAAATCCCGGCTGCACCGCGCCCGCGAGGCTTTCCGAAAGCGGTGGACCGCCTGA